The following coding sequences lie in one Fundulus heteroclitus isolate FHET01 chromosome 20, MU-UCD_Fhet_4.1, whole genome shotgun sequence genomic window:
- the LOC118567261 gene encoding uncharacterized protein LOC118567261, giving the protein MEDTHPWGRYIDFYFELGLEYKHIKSVLDSRHGFSISERHLKRVFRARGLIRRKSFSDLAVLVEFINNQLQSSGQLHGYRWMYAKCREHGLRVRKEDVRFVLKELDPQGVALRQARRLRRRNYFSKGPNFIWHMDSYDKLKPYGICINASIDGFSRKIIWLNAYTTSSNPKVIGGYYIEAVQRLNGCPRVVRGDLGTENGHVRSFQRFLVPTEPNETLDSYLEGASTANQRIEYWWRFLRNQCVEFWLSLFGDIRDNGYFDGGFLDKNLLQFCCMGIIQDELDDTAQVWNAHSIRPSNNRNVPSGRPNVMYALPELYRTRDFLCLVEEEHVESPI; this is encoded by the exons ATGGAGGACACCCACCCATGGGGTAGatatatagatttttatttcGAGCTTGGGCTTGAGtataaacacattaaatcagTGCTTGACAGCAGACATGGATTTAGTATTAGTGAGAGACATCTGAAGAGAGTTTTCAGAGCGCGGGGACTCATTCGGCGCAAGTCCTTTTCCGACTTGGCAGTTTTGGTAGAATTCATTAATAACCAGCTACAGTCCTCTGGACAGCTTCACGGTTACCGATGGATGTACGCTAAATGCAGAGAGCATGGACTTCGTGTGAGAAAAGAAGATGTGCGCTTTGTGTTGAAGGAATTGGATCCCCAAGGGGTGGCACTGAGGCAGGCAAGACGTCTCAGACGGAGAAATTACTTTTCAAAGGGACCAAACTTCATCTGGCACATGGACTCCTACGACAAACTTAAACCATATGGAATATGCATCAACGCAAGTATTGATGGGTTTTCAAGAAAAATAATCTGGCTTAATGCTTACACAACAAGTAGTAATCCAAAGGTGATCGGGGGGTATTACATCGAAGCGGTGCAGCGTTTAAATGGCTGCCCTAGAGTTGTACGTGGTGATCTTGGAACCGAAAATGGCCATGTGAGAAGTTTCCAGCGTTTCCTTGTACCAACGGAACCAAACGAGACCCTTGACAGTTACCTGGAAGGAGCAAGTACAGCTAATCAAAGAATTGAATATTGGTGGCGTTTCCTTCGTAACCAGTGTGTGGAGTTCTGGTTGTCCCTTTTTGGAGACATCAGAGACAACGGTTACTTTGATGGTGGATTTTTAGACAAAAACCTTCTTCAGTTTTGCTGCATGGGGATCATACAG GATGAGCTGGATGATACTGCCCAGGTTTGGAATGCACACTCCATCAGGCCATCAAACAACAGAAATGTCCCCAGTGGTCGACCCAATGTGATGTATGCATTGCCTGAGCTCTACAGGACAAGAGACTTTCTTTGCCTTGTTGAAGAGGAACATGTTGAA AGTCCCATCTGA
- the LOC118567240 gene encoding uncharacterized protein LOC118567240: MGKELFFPDGTSTKGVIEDFLFEVCDFQKNRISLDETVGSLYEKTKLKLLRFYMCTKKEETVQYSSEEDCQSPEQPNDMDSTPTARKGSFGEMEDCDDQTLNHLDSSYNHSGVVDFTDPPHSGSTPRQPQPFSSENSGSVPHMDEGDTVVWNPEEDLIGLDDDSDIVVVTLNYDNTEEVVQDDLSSPFGHGSPILLPSARSLFSSQMQTSNMEAGQTGQDSGLIPPEDSHPSSSGLLPQSVSAGNSENLANHLHVSIRRIKVVEDLLAVFMENNLWNQTLKMEFVNERAIDDAGVSREVYTAFWEQFLEQCEGETERVPRLRPDFCESEWQAIGHIWVKGFLDHGVIPVRLSKAFILACVHGIESVDDDVLIPSFLNYLPLVERSAVEKALQGTMDQGDEEDLLDLFTRMGSHFLPPNENIQQAIETMAHKAILQEPKYILDCFSTSMACVQVELADKKSLLSLYEKKKASGKRLLQLFESANVTLSQREQTTFNHLQRFVKNADEDKAEKILRFCTGSSVICVDKILICFNTETGLNRRPVAHTCGATLELPCTYSSYPDFRTEFDNILSSNYFEMDII; the protein is encoded by the exons ATGGGaaaggagcttttttttccagatgggACCTCCACCAAAGGGGTAATTGAAGACTTTCTTTTTGAAGTTTGTGACTTCCAAAAAAATCGGATTTCTTTAGATGAAACAGTCGGAAGTCTTTATGAAAAAACCAAGCTGAAGCTTCTACGGTTTTACATGTgcacaaagaaagaagaaacagTTCAGTATTCATCTGAAGAAGATTGTCAAAGTCCTGAACAACCAAATGACATGGACTCAACCCCAACAGCTAGAAAAGGATCTTTTGGTGAAATGGAGGATTGTGATGATCAAACTTTGAATCACCTAGACTCTTCCTACAACCATTCTGGAGTTGTTGATTTTACAGATCCACCTCATTCTGGATCCACACCTCGGCAGCCCCAGCCCTTCAGCTCTGAAAATTCTGGATCTGTTCCACACATGGATGAGGGAGACACGGTTGTATGGAATCCTGAAGAGGACCTAATTGGATTGGATGATGACAGTGACATAGTCGTTGTAACACTAAATTATGACAACACTGAAGAAGTTGTACAG GACGATCTCAGCAGTCCCTTTGGACACGGTTCCCCGATACTGTTGCCTTCAGCCAGGAGTCTCTTCTCATCACAAATGCAAACCAGTAATATGGAGGCAGGACAAACTGGCCAG GACTCTGGCTTGATTCCACCCGAAGATTCTCACCCAAGTTCAAGCGGTCTACTGCCCCAATCTGTTTCAGCTGGTAACTCAGAAAATCTAGCAAACCATCTACATGTGTCAATTCGCAGGATCAAGGTTGTGGAAGATCTTTTGGCTGTGTTTATGGAAAACAACCTTTGGAATCAGACTTTAAAAATGGAGTTTGTGAATGAAAGAGCAATCGATGATGCTGGGGTATCAAGGGAGGTTTACACTGCATTTTGGGAGCAGTTTTTGGAACAGTGTGAGGGTGAAACAGAGCGAGTTCCCAGGTTGAGGCCTGACTTTTGTGAGTCTGAATGGCAAGCCATTGGACACATTTGGGTCAAAGGATTTCTAGACCATGGAGTCATTCCAGTGAGGCTATCGAAAGCTTTCATTTTAGCTTGTGTCCATGGAATTGAATCAGTGGATGATGATGTATTGATCCCATCATTTCTCAACTACCTCCCTCTAGTAGAGAGATCAGCTGTTGAGAAGGCTCTACAGGGCACCATGGATCAAGGTGATGAAGAGGACTTGCTAGACCTCTTCACAAGGATGGGGTCCCACTTCCTGCCTCCCAATGAGAACATTCAGCAGGCCATTGAAACCATGGCTCACAAGGCAATTCTTCAAGAGCCAAAGTATATATTGGATTGCTTCTCCACATCCATGGCATGTGTACAAGTGGAACTTGCTGACAAGAAAAGTCTGTTGTCTTTGTATGAAAAAAAGAAGGCCTCAGGTAAAAGACTGTTACAGCTGTTTGAATCAGCAAATGTGACGCTGTCCCAGAGAGAACAGACAACCTTTAACCACCTTCAACGTTTTGTAAAAAATGCTGATGAAGACAAGGCTGAAAAAATACTGCGTTTCTGCACCGGCTCTTCTGTAATCTGTGTTGACAAAATTCTCATTTGTTTCAACACTGAAACTGGGCTTAATAGAAGGCCTGTTGCTCACACCTGTGGAGCTACCCTAGAACTTCCTTGCACTTATAGTTCTTACCCAGACTTTCGCACAGAGTTCGACAACATCCTCTCCAGTAATTACTTTGAAATGGACATAATTTGA